The nucleotide window TTATGCATAAGTTAAAGCTAACACAAAATTCTTCAAAATAATATAGCTGATGAGTATGATATTGTTGACTAAAGCTAAAAATCTCTATATACTTTGAATGGACAGGAGGCTATTATGGAAATTTGGCAAATTTGGTGCATTGCAGGAATTGTTCTTTTGATAATTGAAATGTTTACACCGGTAATGTTCTTTTTATGTTTGGCTGTCGCAGCTTTTGTTACGGCGATTGTTGCTGCAATTGGCTTTTCGGTTATGTTCCACTCTATTGCTTTCGCAGTGGCAACTATATTGCTAATACTTTTCATACGACCGTATTTACTAAGCAAATTTAATAATAATGATAAACAAACAGGTATTGAAGCAAAATATATAGGTAAAAATGCAACTGTAATTGCACCTGTTACCAAATCCTCCGGAAGAATTGCCATATATGGGGAAGAATGGGACGCTCGGACGGATTATGATTGCACTATAGAACCGGATAGTCAAGTTAAAATAATTTCTAACGACAGTATCGTTATGAAGGTTGAACCGCTCAAAGATATAAAGGAGAATAATAATGAGTGTAATTAGTATTGTACTTCTTGTATTCGTGATTTTATTGGCTCTTAAAGGCTTTAAAATTGTGAAACAAGCTGAAGTTATCATTATCGAACGACTAGGAAAGTTTGAAAAAGTGTTGGATTCAGGGATACATTTTATTATTCCTATCGTTGAAGCACCAAGAGGAGTCTTTTGGAAACAAGTTGCAAAAGGTGCAGATGGTAGAAATTATGCCTATATAGCTGAAAGAGAACGTATTGACTTGAGAGAATGTGTCTATGATTTTCCTCGTCAAAACGTGATTACAAAAGACAATGTATCAATCAGTATCAATGCTTTGATATATTTTCAAATTGTAAACCCTAAAAGTGCAGTATATGAAATTCAAAATTTGCCTGAAGCTATTGAAAAACTAACGCAAACTACATTGAGAAATATCATAGGCGAACTCGATTTAGATGAAACATTGGTTTCTCGAGATACTATTAATGCAAAATTAAGAGCAATACTTGATGAAGCGTCTAATAAATGGGGCGTAAAAGTAAACAGGGTTGAGCTCCAAGATGTTATTCCACCTGCAGACATTCAAGCGGCAATGGAAAAACAAATGAAAGCTGAACGTGATAGGCGTGCTTCTATTTTAGAAGCTGAGGGATTGAAAAAATCTGCAATTTTGAAAGCTGAAGGACAAAAAGAAGCTGAAATAAATAAAGCTGAAGGTGATAAAAAAGCTGCTATATTAAGAGCTGACGGTAATGCTCAAGCTCGTATTTTGGAAGCAGATGGTGAAAAACAAGCAATTCAAAAGATTATTGAAGCTATTCAAAGTCACGGTCAACCTGACAAATATTTAATCGCAATGAAATATCTTGAAACCTTGAAAGGTATGGTCGAAGGTGAAAACAATAAGGTCGTTTATATGCCTTATGAAGCCTCTGGCATTTTGAGTTCTATTGACGGAATTAAACAAATGCTTGACTCAGGCAAATAATATTAATTTTTTCAAAATTAAAAAGGTGCTTCAAATAGAGGCACCTTTTGAGATATAAGATTAGAGAGAGATGAGAGAGCTTAGTCTTGAGGAATAAATACTGTGAAGCTGTTGCTGATATTTTTATATTGTTTTGCAACGTGGTCACTTGCTTCGTATCCGTTTCCTAATGAAATTGAAATGTGTCCATGCGGGTTGTCACCGTCTTTGTCCCAAACGACAATTGCACCTGCAGGAAGTTTATCCAAATCAGCTTTTGAAGCTGAAACTTCTTTAAATTGGTCAGAGTGTTGTCTTAGTCCATCTGCTGCCATATATGCTGAAGGGTAACCCAAACGGAATCCATACATTTTTTCTAATGAATTATTAACGCCTTTTAAGCACCAGCCATGTGAACCCATAGAGCTTGCTGTTTGGCTTGCAACTTGTGCTAATTTTGCACCATTTTGTGTTGCACCTTCTGCGTTAATATTTGGTGCAGAAGCATTGCTGAATGCGGTGTTGACGGCATTTGTTGTTTTATCAACGGCATTTCTAATAACAGAAGGCATTTTGCCAACCGCTGCTTGGAACTTAGTAACCGGACTGAAGTTTTGTGAGTCAATACTCGCATCATTTTCAGGTTCTGGAACGCCAAGTGTTTCACATGCACGTTTTTGCATCGCAACAGGAAGTTTTGCCAAAGCTTTATTTAATATGGAGGCTACATCAATATCGTCACCGCCCATTGTTTGAATTAGATTCAATCTTGTTTTTAGAGTTCTTAAAGAGTTTTCACTTGCGTCTTCTTCCATATGAGCAGCATCTTGAACAAGTGAAGAAACCATAGATTCAATTTGTGTTGATTTAACTGCGTTAGAAGTTCCGAACGCATCAGTAACACCATCTTGACCACTGCCATTCAAAGGGATATTGATATCACTTGAATCAGTGCCTTGTGTTGATTTTAGCTTAAATAAGTCAGCATAATTAGCTGAAATACTACTAATAGAAGTTGTCATCTCTTTAAATTCCTGTGTTGGTAATACTCTCTTATGTATATATAAAGGATATATACTCACAGAAATTGCTTTTTTGCTTAGTAATATTAAGAAATATTAAGCAAGGTCGCCATATAAGCACCAAGTTTGAGCTTTTGTTACTTTTACATTTACGAAATCACCGATATTGCTGTCTGGTGCAACGAAATGAATGAGCTTGTTGTTGCCAGCTCTGCCGTTGCAGAAGATGGTTCCGTTTTTATCGGTTTTTGCTTCTATTAATACCTCGAATGTTTTGCCAATACATTTTTGGTTTGATTTGAGGCAAGCTTCACGGTTTTTTTCGTTTAAAATATCAAGCCTTTTAGCTTTTGTATCTTCGTCGACAAATTTGTCGGTCATTTTCGCTGCTTTAGTGTAAATCCTTGGCGAATATGCGGCTGTATTTTGGTAATCTAATTCAAACTCATCTATTGCGGATAAAGTATCTAAGAATTGTTCTTCTGTTTCTCCCGGGAAACCGGCTATAAAATCACTTGTTATAGCAACGTCAGAGAATCTTTTTCTGATTTTATTTACGATTTGAGCATATTGTTGTCGGTCGTATCTTCTGTTCATATCTTTCAAAATTTCAGAATTGCCTGATTGCATCGGAATATGGAAGTAATCACAAACTTTGTCACATTCTTCAACTGCATCAATCAAATCATCAGTTATGTCAGTAGGGTATGAAGTTACAAATCTTATGCGGAATTTGCCGTCTATTTTATTCAAATTTCTTAGCAAATTAGCGAGAGTTGATTTGTTATCATCGAAATCTTTGCCATAGCTGTCGACATTTTGACCGAGGAGGGTAATTTCCTTGTATCCGGCAGAGATAGCGTTTTTAGCTTCTTGGATAATTTCGTCCATTTGCCTGCTTCTTTCGCGACCACGAGTGAAAGGGACAACACAATATGTACAAAAGTTGTTACAACCTTCAATAATAGGTATCCAAGCATTTACGCTTTTGGCTCTGTCTATTTTAAATTTGTTAGCGTCATCAGTGACAGCTTTTTCAGTGATTGCACAAACTTTTTCGCCTGCTTCTATTCGTTGTATAAGAGATGGCAACTCATAAATATTATGAGTACCGAAAACCAAATCAATATATGGGGCACGTTTTTGAATGTTTTTTTTATCTTGTTGAGCTACACAGCCACAAATTCCGATTTTTAGCTCGGGGCGTTTTTTCTTCCATTTACCCCATAAACCAACTTGGCTGTAAGCTTTATCAGCTGATAGTTGTCTTATGCTGCAAGTGTTTATAATCAATAAATCAGCATCTTTGGGCTCATTTGTGTTTTCGTAGCCAAAGTGTGAAAGAATTCCGGAAACTCTTTCACTATCTGATTTGTTCATCTGACATCCGAGTGTTTGTATAAATAATTTCTTCATGCTTAATATTATACTTGAAAAAAATGTGTTATACTAACTACGTTAAAATTTTATAACAGATAGGAGTAAATATGCCTACATACGTTAGAGCGAGCCATTTATTGGTTAAAACAGAAGAAGAAGCTAAAAGTTTGAGAGAAGAAATTCTTGAAGGAAAAGATTTTGCACAAGTTGCATCAGAAGTTTCAATGTGCCCATCAGGTGCAAACGGCGGTGATTTAGGGTTTTTCACAAAGGGACAAATGGTTCAAGAATTTGAAGATGCTGCTTTTTCGATGAAAGTCGGTGAAGTTTCTGACCCAATAAAAACACAATTCGGTTATCATTTGATAAAGCTGACCGATACAAAGGACTAAATGGAATTAATAAATAAACTAAAAAACTTTTTAAAAGAATACAATGCTGATGCTCTACTTATAAATTCTACAAACGAATTTTTGGTAGAGTATAATCAGTTTGAAAAAAATGCCCGATATTCTGTAACAGGCTTTTCAGGCTCAACGGGTGATGTTCTTTTGACTTCTGAAAAGGTATTTCAATTTGTTGATGGTAGATATCATGAGCAAGCCGATTTAGAGGTTGATACGAGCATTGTAGATGTCGTAAAATTACAGATGGGGCAACAATATATCAAAGAACTTGCAACTCGCCTTAAAAATGATTCTGTACTTTTAGTAGTTGGCAAAAAAATCTCAAGTGCATTTTTGAACGCTTTAAATTGCGAATTAGAGCAGAAGAATATAACATTTAAAATTTTAGATTTTGACCCGGTTTTTTCTCTTGGTCAAAAAAAATATAAAAATGAAAAGCAAAAATTATTTTTGATAGACAAAAACATTGCAGGTGAAACCGCTTCTGAAAAGCTCGAAAAAATATCATCTAAATTGGCAGAAAATGAATCAATTGTAGTTTCTGCTCTGGAAGATATTGCATATTTAACAAATATTCGCTCTTATGATATTCCATATAGTTCGTCATTTTATGCCAAAATGTTGATTGATAAGCACACTGTCAAACTTTATACTGATAGTAATATAAATCTCGATGAAAATATGAGCGAAACTTTTAAAATTTTACCATTGAAAAATTTTGACGAGGATTTAAAATCTATCAAAAACGCCACTGTAAAAATAGATGAGAAGACTATAAATACTTATGATTTGTATAATATAGACGAAAGCAATAATCTTCAATACAGCAATATTTCGACTTTAAAAACACAAAAGAATGATAGTGAACTTAAACACTTCAAATCCTCGTTTGAACGGGCTGACAACGCTTTGATGATTATTTCAGATATGATTAATTCAAATAAAATATATTCTGAAACTGATTATTATGATGCACTTGTCGACTCTTTTTACAATAATGAAGCACAAAGCTTGAGTTTTAAACCAATAATAGCAGCGGGTACAAATTCTTCTATTATACACTATTCTCACCCTAAAAATAATTTTTTTGTTAATGAAGGTGACTTTTTGCTCGTAGATTGTGGCGGTTATTACGAAGGTGGCTATGCTACAGATATAACAAGAACTTTTCTTAAAGGGACTCCTACTGATTATCAAAAAATAGTTTATACAACTGTTTTGAAGGCTTTTTTCACCGCATACAAAGCTTCTTATACAACTAGAAATACTTGGTATGATATAGACAAAAAGGCTCGAGATGTCATAAATCAAGCCAATTTGGCAGGATTTTCCTTTAATCACTCGACAGGCCATGGCGTCGGGCTCAATGTCCACGAAACGCCTCCTGCTTTAGCACCATCTGATTTGTCAAAAAAACAGATTACTCATAATGCTGTTTTTTCAATTGAACCAGGGATTTATAAACCACTTTATGGCGGCGTTAGACTTGAAAATACAGTCTATAGCTCAATAACTAATGGTAAAGTTTCAATTAATACACTTTCAAAATTTAAGTTTGAACCCAAACTTGTTGATTTTTCTATGTTATCAGACATTGAAAGAGAATATTTCGAAGAATGGCAGGCTATGTAATGCAAGAAATAACAAGTGTTTCAAATTCAAAAATAAAAGAATATTCCAAACTTCTTCAAAAAAAGTATCGTGAAAAATCTTGCTTATTCATTGTTGAAGGCAAAAAAGCCTATGAAGAAATTTTGAACGCAAATATAAAAATAGAAGATGTTTTTGTCACTGATAGCTGTAAAAATCAAATTAATGATAATCATGCCACTTTTGTTACAGAAGCTGTAATAAAGAAACTCTGTTCGACTGATTCGCCCTCTAATATTGTAACGATTGCACATAAACAACCAAACGATATTTCTATTGTCAAAAACAATAACATATTTTTAATTGAAAATATTAAAGACGCAGGCAATTTGGGCACAATAATCAGGAGTGCTGCGGCTTTCGGTTTTGAAAATATATTGCTGATAGGTAACACTATTGATATTTACAATCCAAAGGTGATAAGGTCTTCTGCAGGCAATTTTTTCAAAGTAAAAGTAATAACAACTGATATAAGCACTCTTAAAAATCAATTTAAAGATTATAACTATATTGCGACGGCTTTGGCTTCTAATGCACAAATCACACCAGCACAAATCGATACTCAAGCAAAAAACATAATAATGTTCGGCTCGGAAGCTACAGGCTTAACTCAAGGCTTAATAGACCTTGCAAACAAAAATTTGCTTATACCTATGAAAAATGACGTTGAATCGTTAAACCTTTCAACCGCAGTGAGCGTTACAATGTATCAAATGTTTACTAAAACTTTTTGAGGTTGCAAAAGCTTGCATCTAAGGCTTTTTCGCCCTGTAGACCGAAGTCTACGACATACATTTTTGCACCTGAAAGTACTTTTATATCTTTAATATGCCCGATGCCGAATTTTGAATGAAAAACTCTGTCGCCTTGGAAAAATTCTTTTATCTCAGGTTGAGGCTTTTTAGCTTTTTCTTCTTCTAATGCACGTTCTTTTGCTTTTTTTTCTTCAAGCATTCTTTTTATCGGATTATCATCAAGCAGTTTTTTTATTTTTTCTTCATCTTGAGCCTGTTTTTCGGCTTTTTTTGCTATATTAGCCTGTGCTTTAACAACCATAGCTTTGCGTTTTTGTGGAGCAACAAATCCTCTTCCGAAAGAGTTTGTTGGGGCAATACTGCCAGAAGAAGTTTCTCTTTGTGGCATTGAACGCATTTTATCAACAGCAGCATTGAATGTTTTTCTGTGAGAACCAGACATTGACACAGCATCTGATATGTTACTTTCTATTACAGATTGCGGAATTTCTTCTAAGAACCTACTTTGGTTATAATACCTATATTCCCCCCACATTTGACGTCTTTTTGCATGAGTTATGAACAATCTTTTTTTAGCCCTAGTGACGCCAACATACATTAACCTGCGTTCTTCCTCCATTTCTGTAAGGCTGTTTTGAGAACGACTGTGCGGGAAAATGCCTTCTTCTAAACCAGTTAAGAACACATAATCAAACTCAAGTCCTTTTGCACTATGCAAGGTCATCAATGTTAAAGTTTCAGCTTCATCGTTATAGGAGTCAATATCGCTAACAAGAGAAACCTGTGATAAAAATTCCCCCAAATCATTGCCTTCTTCTAGTGGCTCAAAGTCTTTTGCGACATTTATTAATTCTTGCAAATTGTCGATTCGAGCTTCATTTTCAGGTGTGTCTTCGCTTCTAAGTTCAGATAAATAACCGGTTTCATCAAGAATTGTAGTTATAAATTCCGGCAAAGCGAGCATTTCCCACTTTGATTTTAAATCTTCTATAAGACCATAAAAGCCTTTCAATTTTGTCTTGATGCCATTTGAAAAGTCATCATATTCATCTATATCGGCTAATATTTTGTAGATTGACATATCCGAATCAATAGATATCTTAATCAGTTTTTGCATAGTTGTGTCGCCGATGCTTCTTTTTGGAACATTGATAATCCTACGCAAACTTTGCGAATCGTCAGAGTTGTAAATAAGTTTTAAATAAGCGATTATGTCTTTAATTTCTTTCCTATCATAGAATTTCAATCCGCCGACTATTTTATAAGGTACGCCATTTGCAATACAAGCTTCTTCAAGAGCTCTTGATTGAGAATTTGTCCTGTATAAAAGAGCAATATGCCCTATTGATGTTTCATTTAAAAGTCTTCTGATATTTTGCATAATGTATGAGGCTTCATCTGCTTCATCTTGAGCCTCAAACAGCTGAATCATCTCACCTTTTCCAAGGTTAGAATATAAGTTTTTGCTGACACGTTGTGTGTTATTTGTGATGATTGAGTTTGCGGCAGTTAATATAGTTTCAACAGAACGGTAATTTTGCTCTAATTTAACAAGTTTTGCTTTAGGAAACGAAGACTGAAAATTAAGAATAATCCTAAAATCAGCACCACGCCAACTATATATGGATTGGTCGACATCTCCTACGACACATAAACTACGACCATTTAGCTCATCTTCAGTTTTTGCATTTGTATATATAGAGTTAATCATTTGATATTGAGAAATGTTTGTATCTTGAAACTCGTCAACCAAAATATGCTTAAATCTGTTGTGGTACTTTTCTCTTACTTCATCAGATTCTTCAAATAGTTTTACGGCGAGCATTAACATGTCGTCAAAATCCAAGGCGTTATTTAATTGAAGTTGCTTTTGATACTCAGAATATATTTCAGAATATTTTTGAGATCGATAATCACGAGCTCGACTAGCATAAGTATAGGAATCCCACATTTTGTTTTTAGCATTTGATATAGCAGCTTTAACAACTTTGGGAATGTAAACTTTTTCATCAAGATTTAGTTTTTTCAAAGCATTTTTTATGATTGCATTTGAGTCAGTTTCATCGTAAATAACGAAAGATTTATCGTATTTTTTACCACTATCAGGGTCTTTATATTTGTCGATATCAGTCCTTAAAATTCGTCCACAAATACTATGAAAAGTACCGACCCACATTTTTTTTGCTTTTTCTTCACCAACCATTTTTGACAGACGTTCAACCATTTCTTTGGCAGCCTTGTTGGTGAAAGTTACAGCTAATATCTCGTATGGAGAAACCCCAGATTGCACAAGTTGAGCAATTCTGGTTGTTAATACTTTCGTTTTTCCGCAGCCTGCACCTGCGAGTACAAGTAATGTACCCTCTGGTTCAATAACCGCCTCTTTCTGCTCCCTGTTTAATCCGTCTAAAATATTTCCCATTGTAGTATCTTTTATTTTTTGAAATTTGTGATATGATTACATTATACAAAAAACAAATATTTATACAAAGTGTTAGTTTATTAGGATTTGAAGATGACAGACGAAAAGAAAAATGACCAATCGATAATGGTACCGCTTGACGATTTAGATAAAATTGATGAAAAAAGTGCAAATACTCTGGATATGCTAGCTGTTGAACTCGCTACAATCCAACAATCAGCCAAGAACATTGCTATTATCGGAAGTAGAAATCTTCCTATCACGCACCAACAAATAATTGAAATTTTAGCTTATGCACTTGTAATGCAAGGCAATACAATTGTTACAAGCGGAGGTTCATCAGGTACAAACGCTGCTGCAATCAGAGGTGCAATGAAAGCTAACCCTGATAAATTAAGAGTCATTTTGCCTCAAACAATCGGACAACAACCTTCTGACGTTCAAGACCAATTGATTGGTGTTCCTAATATTATTGAGCACCCCGATAGAGCAATGATGACACTTGCTGACGCTAGCAGAATTTGTAACAGAGAAATTATTGACGAAGGTCAACAACTTATTTGCTTCTTATCACATACATCTGGCACTTTGCACAAAGCAATTGGACATGCGGAAGATTCTCATAAGGTTGTTACAGCTTTCTATCTTGATTAATGTTGTTTAATATAAACTGTTAAAAGGGGCTTATTTTTAAGTCTCTTTTTGTTTTATATATTTTGCAATGGCTTCACCCATTGCAAAACAACACGTCTGAACTCTTAGTGCTGCTTGTGCTTTAAAGGTCGCACTAAGTGCTCTACCCGCTATGAATAAATTATCATATTTGTCTGAAATCAATGATTCTATAGGTAAAAAATAATTTCCTTTTGTAAAATGCAATGTGCTGTCGTCTTTTTTTATAGAATGTATATCTATTGGATAATCAGAAGATAAAGCAACATTGTCAAATTTTTTCTTATCAAGAAGCTCAAATTCAGTGTAAATATGTTTGCCTTTTACCCTGTTAGACTCCCTAATACCAAGCATATCGGCAATATTTGAAATATATGCGTTTTCAAATCCTTTTAAATAAATTTTACAAAATTCAGCCAGCCTAAATATCTGCTCTCGTCCTTTTATAGCGGCTTTTGAGAGATAATTTTCTTCGCAATCATTTATTTGAATTCTTGGACAGTTAAATGCTATGGATGAGGGCATGCCTGGGATTGTGAATAGCTGAAAATAGGCGGTATCTTCTTCTCTTAAAACACCATCTTCTACAGCTTTAGTAAATAGAGGTCTAAGGGCCCAATTTATATTAGTGTCCCAAGTATAAGCAGTGGACAAGTGGATTTGAATATCTGCTACACAGGTCGTAACATTCCTATCTGAATCGAATTTCATTATCCAGTCTGAAAAATCTTTCAAATTGACTCCAGCCATTGTAAAACGCAGCGTAATAGCTTGATTTTCATTCTTATCTTTATTTAAAAATTCACAATTTAAACTTTGAAAAATTTTACCATTTGAAGTTGCATCTACAAGATATTTCGTTTCGGAATGTAGTGATAACATTTCTTGTGAAAAATGTAGGACAAATCGTCCATTTTTTTCTTTAGCTTTGTTAAAACTTGTTGCTAAATAAATGTCTACGCCAACATAATTGAGCATTTTGTCCAAAACTATTTTTAAAAGTTCTGGATTAAACCACCCTTTGTTGCCATCAATATAAGTATATTGAGCACCGTAGGAGTTTGCAAATTCAATTAAATCATTGAAGAAAGTAGAATTTATGCCTAAATCGTTTGTTTTCATTGCAGGAATAACAAGCCCGGAGGTGATTGTTCCGCCTAGATGGATATTTTTTTCAACCAATAACACATGTAGACCCAATTTTGCAGCCATATATGCAGTTGCAACCCCAGCTGTACCGCCTCCAACAACAATAACATCGTAGTAGCTTTTCATTATGAGTCCTTGTTAGCAAGAATTTTCAACCTGCTTATAATTACACTTGCGTTAGGACGATGCGAGCGTTTTTCAAGGCTCAAAAGTTTTTTTTCAAAAGTGTCTAATATAGAAACTTTTTTCTTTTTTAAATTATTTGTGAGAACCGCAGTTGTTATAAAATTCATGTTTATTTTATCCAATCTATATAATTTTACAAAAAAAAATTCTAAAGGGCAAGTTTTTTACAACTTAATTCGATTAGATATATATTGATAACCTTTTAGTATGTTATCATTATGTATCGAATAGTAACAAGTTAAAATATAAACATAATTGCCCACGAAAATACAATATCGAAAAATTATTTGCAAATGTATTACTAAAAGCCAGACACGTTTTAAAGGGCGTTACAAATACTCTGGGTACATTAAGTCATCAGATAAGGATAAAATCGATTTAAAACCATTCTGAAGCCTCTTTAATTTTTAATTAAATATATGCAGTATGCCTACAAGCTCATACGCTAAATTTTGCAGAAATTCGTCAATAAGGATTACTTAAATAATTAAATTAAGAAATATATTCCCGTGTATTTAAAAAGACTAAAAATGCAAAACAAAAGCAAATTACAATATCTATACTAATCCTGTCTTTACAGTGGATTTTAATTCTAAAAGATATATATTGATAATATATATTATGTAAGAAGGAGCCTTTAGTATAAAAGGTAATAAAAATGTACCAGCTTTATAATATAAATCAAGATAACTCTATTATATTATGCGTGAAAAAAAGAAATAAATTAAGACTATTTTATCTGATTACATTATTTTATTTACACCCATAATCACTAAATTAAAAAGTAGATTTAACTACAAAACAACTAATATTTCAATAATATAAAACATAACTGATATTTAAGAGAAAATTTACGAAATACGATTATAAATTTTTACTCGAGTATAATTTGTATTTGTATTCTACTTCATTAATTTTATAATATTTACACAGCTTATTTCAATTTATATTATCAATATGTATCTATTCGTATCAAATATTGCACGTTGATGTTATCAATATATACCGTTTCGAAACTTTATCTACAAAACATAATTTATATTTTATGATAAAATTTATTTATGAAAAAAACAAAAAATAATGAACGGAATAAACCAAAAGCAAGTATAATAGTTGCAAGTTACAACTATGAAAATTATATCAAAGAGACGCTGGACTCTTTGGTTGCACAGACTTATCGTGATTTCGAGGTCATTGTTGTAGATGATGGTTCTAAAGATAGCTCACTTAATATTATTAAGAAATATGAAGCAAAATATGACTATATTCACATTTACACACACGAAAATGGTGCCAACAAAGGGCTTGTTGCAACCCTAAAACTAGCGTTATCAAAGGCTCAAGGGGAATATATTGCATTTTGCGAGAGTGACGATTACTGGCGTAACGACTACTTAGACAAGAAAATAGCCCTTATTGAGAAAAATAAAAATGTTGCTATAATTGGCAATGATATTCAACTGATAGGTAATACAGACCTGAAACAGTCCTATATATCGGCTTGCAATATTACTTTTGAGGGGAGAAACAAGATAAAACTACCTGCACTACAAGATAAAGTTTTTAACCCGTTAGCCACATTTTCTGCTGTTATGGTTAAAAGGGATATATTGATGAGTTGTGATTTTGACACACCTATTCCTGCATGGCTTGATTTTTGGCTCTGGCGTCAAATTTTAGCAGTGTATCCAGCCTATTATATCAATGAAAAAATCTCATTCTGGCGTATACACGAAAGCTACAACGCTGATGCTAATGCCGCTGAGTATTCCAAAAAGTCTGAACTATTCATTAAAGAAAGCAACAAAATTATACAAGCCAAACTCGGTCTTATTCGCTTTTTCTTCTTGAAATTCTGGGAAAAGTTCTTCACTAAATGAAGGATTAATTTAAAAATAAGCTTTAAAACAACATAATGTCTTTAATCTTGTGGTAAAAAATCGTATTTCTTAAAATAAAAGTTTCTTAAATTGGAAACAAATTTCTCTTTTTGATAAGTTATATTTAGTTTTTCGAAATGCTCGTTTATTGTTTTATAATACAATTCTTTGTTTTCGTATAATTTTTTCAAATCGTTTGGCAGATTTTCAGTCATATCTGTATATGAAGAATATACATTATTGAGGTCTTTCCATTCTTTATTAGGGAAAAAATGGTCATTATACACAGCAAACCCAAGGCTATCTACATAGGCTGGTTGATTAAAATATCCATCCATTCCTTCACCAAAAGTTATTGTAAAATATGCACGTGAAATTAAATCCATATACTCAAAAAATGACATATTATTTACTGTAATAATTTTCCAATCCGGGAATTCTTTTTCTAACGATTGAACAATTTTAGACTTATTTTTATTGTCGTCAGGGGATAGCACAATGATTTTCTCTTTTTTTTCAAATGGATATTTTTTATATAAAGTATAGTCAATCTCAACAGAAAATAAATGAGTAGGCATCTTGAATTTATTGCATACTTCTTGAGTTGCATATCTGTCATGTGCGACTGTTTGCGTTACGTTATTGGAAATCAAATATAGTGATTTAAGTTTTTTAACTTCCGGCATATTTTCAATATTCTGATTCATAATATTTAATTGAACATTTTTAATTGATTTGAAAAAAATTAACTCATTTTTGTTTAATGCTTTATAAAATGACATTGCATAATAATCAGGAATATGAACAATAATTTCCTCTAAGTTTTTACAATTTTCAATTATTTGAGAAAATCTATAAATTTGTTCATTATTTGGAAA belongs to Candidatus Gastranaerophilales bacterium and includes:
- a CDS encoding NfeD family protein, which codes for MEIWQIWCIAGIVLLIIEMFTPVMFFLCLAVAAFVTAIVAAIGFSVMFHSIAFAVATILLILFIRPYLLSKFNNNDKQTGIEAKYIGKNATVIAPVTKSSGRIAIYGEEWDARTDYDCTIEPDSQVKIISNDSIVMKVEPLKDIKENNNECN
- a CDS encoding SPFH/Band 7/PHB domain protein — translated: MSVISIVLLVFVILLALKGFKIVKQAEVIIIERLGKFEKVLDSGIHFIIPIVEAPRGVFWKQVAKGADGRNYAYIAERERIDLRECVYDFPRQNVITKDNVSISINALIYFQIVNPKSAVYEIQNLPEAIEKLTQTTLRNIIGELDLDETLVSRDTINAKLRAILDEASNKWGVKVNRVELQDVIPPADIQAAMEKQMKAERDRRASILEAEGLKKSAILKAEGQKEAEINKAEGDKKAAILRADGNAQARILEADGEKQAIQKIIEAIQSHGQPDKYLIAMKYLETLKGMVEGENNKVVYMPYEASGILSSIDGIKQMLDSGK
- the miaB gene encoding tRNA (N6-isopentenyl adenosine(37)-C2)-methylthiotransferase MiaB translates to MKKLFIQTLGCQMNKSDSERVSGILSHFGYENTNEPKDADLLIINTCSIRQLSADKAYSQVGLWGKWKKKRPELKIGICGCVAQQDKKNIQKRAPYIDLVFGTHNIYELPSLIQRIEAGEKVCAITEKAVTDDANKFKIDRAKSVNAWIPIIEGCNNFCTYCVVPFTRGRERSRQMDEIIQEAKNAISAGYKEITLLGQNVDSYGKDFDDNKSTLANLLRNLNKIDGKFRIRFVTSYPTDITDDLIDAVEECDKVCDYFHIPMQSGNSEILKDMNRRYDRQQYAQIVNKIRKRFSDVAITSDFIAGFPGETEEQFLDTLSAIDEFELDYQNTAAYSPRIYTKAAKMTDKFVDEDTKAKRLDILNEKNREACLKSNQKCIGKTFEVLIEAKTDKNGTIFCNGRAGNNKLIHFVAPDSNIGDFVNVKVTKAQTWCLYGDLA
- a CDS encoding peptidylprolyl isomerase, producing the protein MPTYVRASHLLVKTEEEAKSLREEILEGKDFAQVASEVSMCPSGANGGDLGFFTKGQMVQEFEDAAFSMKVGEVSDPIKTQFGYHLIKLTDTKD
- a CDS encoding M24 family metallopeptidase; translation: MELINKLKNFLKEYNADALLINSTNEFLVEYNQFEKNARYSVTGFSGSTGDVLLTSEKVFQFVDGRYHEQADLEVDTSIVDVVKLQMGQQYIKELATRLKNDSVLLVVGKKISSAFLNALNCELEQKNITFKILDFDPVFSLGQKKYKNEKQKLFLIDKNIAGETASEKLEKISSKLAENESIVVSALEDIAYLTNIRSYDIPYSSSFYAKMLIDKHTVKLYTDSNINLDENMSETFKILPLKNFDEDLKSIKNATVKIDEKTINTYDLYNIDESNNLQYSNISTLKTQKNDSELKHFKSSFERADNALMIISDMINSNKIYSETDYYDALVDSFYNNEAQSLSFKPIIAAGTNSSIIHYSHPKNNFFVNEGDFLLVDCGGYYEGGYATDITRTFLKGTPTDYQKIVYTTVLKAFFTAYKASYTTRNTWYDIDKKARDVINQANLAGFSFNHSTGHGVGLNVHETPPALAPSDLSKKQITHNAVFSIEPGIYKPLYGGVRLENTVYSSITNGKVSINTLSKFKFEPKLVDFSMLSDIEREYFEEWQAM
- a CDS encoding RNA methyltransferase, translating into MAGYVMQEITSVSNSKIKEYSKLLQKKYREKSCLFIVEGKKAYEEILNANIKIEDVFVTDSCKNQINDNHATFVTEAVIKKLCSTDSPSNIVTIAHKQPNDISIVKNNNIFLIENIKDAGNLGTIIRSAAAFGFENILLIGNTIDIYNPKVIRSSAGNFFKVKVITTDISTLKNQFKDYNYIATALASNAQITPAQIDTQAKNIIMFGSEATGLTQGLIDLANKNLLIPMKNDVESLNLSTAVSVTMYQMFTKTF